In one Bacillus sp. PK3_68 genomic region, the following are encoded:
- a CDS encoding queuosine precursor transporter — MFNEWFGFIFIIINFTIFLAMYRLFGRTGLFTWVGVATILANLQVVKTIEVFGLTATLGNTMYGTAFLATDLLNERYGKEDAKKAVWLGFFTLVMMTMIMQMVLLFKPGPSDFAQEPMSQLFSLLPRIAVGSLAAYLVSQFADVYIFSYLKKKFPTDSQFWIRNNGSTMISQLLDTLVFTSIAFLGAFPLDVWVQIFLSTCALKWIIALLDTPFGYIAKRFPK; from the coding sequence ATGTTCAATGAATGGTTTGGCTTTATATTTATTATCATTAACTTTACTATATTTTTAGCCATGTATCGACTATTTGGGCGTACAGGATTGTTTACATGGGTTGGTGTCGCCACCATACTGGCTAATCTTCAAGTAGTGAAGACTATTGAAGTGTTCGGCTTAACCGCTACCCTCGGCAACACGATGTATGGGACCGCCTTTCTGGCCACGGATTTGCTCAATGAACGCTATGGGAAAGAAGACGCAAAAAAAGCAGTGTGGCTCGGCTTTTTTACGCTAGTCATGATGACAATGATCATGCAAATGGTTCTTCTTTTTAAGCCAGGACCATCAGATTTTGCTCAGGAGCCTATGAGTCAGTTGTTTAGTTTATTGCCCCGCATTGCTGTTGGAAGTCTTGCCGCCTATTTAGTGAGCCAATTTGCCGATGTATATATCTTTTCTTATTTAAAGAAAAAGTTTCCGACAGATTCACAATTTTGGATTCGTAACAACGGCAGCACGATGATCAGCCAGCTGCTGGATACTCTTGTTTTTACGAGCATCGCCTTTCTCGGTGCTTTCCCACTAGATGTTTGGGTACAGATTTTTCTTTCAACCTGTGCTTTAAAATGGATTATAGCGTTATTGGATACCCCATTTGGCTATATCGCTAAACGCTTTCCTAAATAA
- a CDS encoding reverse transcriptase-like protein, with amino-acid sequence MYTDGASTGSPGWAGAGVFIKEGSRVDRYSFPLGIRDTHEAEFLAVIQALKLLKERQAATISLRSDSQTVVQAIEKEHIHKKLYQPLLQEILSLSKEFPLFFVKWIPSKENRADGLAREAVRQNKGVEKS; translated from the coding sequence GTGTATACAGATGGAGCCAGCACTGGTTCTCCCGGCTGGGCGGGAGCGGGTGTTTTCATTAAAGAGGGCAGTCGTGTTGACCGCTATTCATTCCCTCTTGGTATAAGAGATACACATGAAGCGGAGTTTCTGGCCGTCATTCAAGCATTAAAGCTATTAAAAGAAAGACAGGCAGCGACCATTTCTTTGCGCAGCGATTCTCAGACAGTCGTTCAGGCAATTGAAAAAGAACATATACATAAAAAACTCTATCAGCCGCTGCTGCAAGAAATCCTTTCACTATCAAAAGAGTTTCCGCTCTTCTTCGTCAAGTGGATCCCTAGCAAAGAAAATCGCGCGGATGGCCTTGCCCGTGAGGCAGTCAGACAAAATAAAGGTGTCGAAAAGTCATGA
- a CDS encoding DMT family transporter codes for MRWAAELSLLFVALIWGVTFVIVQQAIDLLPPLLFNGIRFLCAALLLFLIIFLRKKMAGLTIKTWKHGIILGICLAIGYAFQTIGLLYTTVSKTGFITGLSVVLVPLLSLILLKKKPAPGAAIGSVTAAGGLYLLTAGGADGWNTGDFFVLICAFGFAFHIIFTDIYTQLSSALSLTAVQITTVAVLCLLGGFILEDWQSALTAANLLNSSVWSALLITAFLATALAFFVQTAAQKHTTPTRVVLLLAMEPVFGALTAFFWIDERLTAAGLTGCAFIFIGMLLAEIPVQKLLSLRSAANKS; via the coding sequence ATGAGATGGGCGGCTGAACTTTCCTTATTGTTTGTGGCCCTCATTTGGGGAGTGACTTTCGTCATTGTTCAACAAGCGATCGATCTGTTACCGCCATTATTATTCAACGGTATTCGCTTTTTATGCGCTGCTCTCCTGCTTTTCCTGATAATCTTTCTTCGGAAGAAGATGGCCGGACTTACGATAAAAACATGGAAGCACGGCATTATACTCGGCATTTGTCTAGCCATCGGCTATGCTTTTCAAACGATCGGCCTTTTATATACAACAGTTTCTAAAACAGGCTTTATTACCGGCTTAAGCGTTGTGCTCGTGCCGCTTCTTTCTCTTATTCTTTTGAAAAAGAAGCCTGCACCAGGGGCGGCAATTGGTTCTGTTACCGCTGCGGGCGGTCTTTATTTGCTAACAGCTGGCGGAGCCGACGGCTGGAACACCGGTGACTTTTTTGTGTTAATCTGCGCCTTTGGGTTTGCCTTTCATATCATCTTCACCGACATATACACTCAGCTTTCTTCTGCATTATCCTTAACAGCTGTACAAATTACCACGGTTGCTGTTTTGTGTCTTTTAGGCGGATTTATACTGGAAGACTGGCAATCTGCTTTAACCGCTGCTAATTTGCTTAACTCTTCTGTTTGGAGTGCGCTGCTCATTACTGCTTTTCTAGCGACAGCTCTTGCATTTTTTGTTCAGACTGCAGCTCAGAAACATACAACACCGACAAGGGTCGTTCTCCTCCTGGCAATGGAGCCAGTGTTTGGCGCCTTAACCGCCTTTTTCTGGATTGATGAACGGCTCACTGCAGCGGGGTTAACTGGGTGTGCCTTTATTTTCATTGGCATGCTGCTCGCAGAGATCCCTGTCCAAAAATTACTTAGCTTAAGGTCTGCTGCCAATAAATCATAA
- a CDS encoding DUF6123 family protein, with the protein MEKEQTLADYLLKLEEKGFRFSDEMIAFIYFGKRSTNASDLLVIAGIELTLKVQKEFDGSFFLSLLEWFKEKGIADRQTALSFAYSNGLLS; encoded by the coding sequence GTGGAGAAAGAACAGACGCTGGCAGATTATTTGCTCAAGCTGGAGGAAAAAGGATTTCGGTTTTCTGACGAGATGATTGCTTTTATTTATTTTGGCAAGAGGTCCACCAATGCTTCAGACCTATTGGTCATAGCAGGCATAGAGCTTACATTAAAAGTACAGAAGGAATTTGACGGCAGCTTTTTTCTATCCTTATTAGAATGGTTTAAGGAAAAAGGAATAGCAGATCGGCAGACAGCTCTGAGTTTTGCCTATTCTAATGGGTTGCTATCATAA
- a CDS encoding 5'-3' exonuclease, with amino-acid sequence MNKQEHLLLIDGMALLFRAFFATAVSGQFMVNSKGMPTNGVQGFMKHVLTAIEYMRPTHAAVCWDMGSQTFRNELFSDYKSNRQAPPVELQPQFDLAKEVAASFLLPNIGVRGYEADDCIGTIAKREHKERRVTILSGDKDLLQLLDHNIEVTLLQKGFGNYLTYTAESFADQFAITPKQFIDVKALMGDPSDGYPGVKGIGEKTAFKLVREFGTIEGILSNIEQLTPSQQKKMTEGVDMLQLSRQLAEIDCHVPLVWDIKEADWTGIERGAEVAVEELELKVVSRHVAQMKAAAAYAETADPFA; translated from the coding sequence ATGAATAAACAAGAACATTTGCTGCTCATAGATGGCATGGCTTTGCTGTTTCGCGCTTTTTTTGCAACAGCGGTAAGCGGCCAATTTATGGTGAATTCCAAGGGGATGCCAACAAATGGTGTTCAGGGATTTATGAAGCACGTACTTACAGCGATTGAATACATGAGACCAACCCATGCAGCTGTATGCTGGGATATGGGGAGCCAAACATTTAGAAATGAATTGTTTTCCGATTATAAGTCGAATCGGCAGGCACCTCCTGTTGAACTCCAGCCGCAATTTGACTTAGCCAAAGAAGTAGCAGCCTCTTTTTTGCTACCTAATATTGGCGTAAGGGGTTACGAGGCTGATGATTGCATCGGCACAATTGCCAAACGAGAGCACAAAGAACGGCGGGTGACAATTTTAAGCGGAGATAAAGATCTTTTGCAACTGCTTGACCACAATATTGAAGTAACGCTCTTGCAAAAAGGCTTTGGAAATTATTTAACGTATACAGCTGAGAGTTTTGCAGATCAATTTGCCATTACTCCAAAGCAATTTATTGACGTGAAGGCGCTAATGGGTGATCCGAGTGATGGATATCCAGGTGTTAAGGGAATCGGCGAAAAAACAGCCTTTAAGCTTGTACGGGAGTTTGGCACAATTGAGGGGATTCTTTCAAATATTGAACAGCTCACGCCTTCACAACAGAAGAAGATGACAGAGGGAGTGGACATGCTCCAACTGTCCCGACAGCTGGCGGAAATTGATTGCCATGTCCCGCTAGTTTGGGATATTAAAGAAGCAGACTGGACAGGAATTGAAAGAGGGGCAGAGGTCGCAGTGGAAGAACTAGAATTAAAAGTGGTAAGCCGCCATGTGGCACAAATGAAAGCTGCAGCTGCCTATGCAGAGACAGCTGATCCGTTTGCATAA
- a CDS encoding sulfurtransferase — MKYIRSIDWLAEHLNDSNICIVDCRFHLADPAAGEKEYNEAHIPGAFYAHLDRQLSGKKGAHGGRHPLPDLHEFQKTAESYGITNETTIIAYDNGDAMFAGRFWWLMSYIGHQHVYILDGGFSEWKKQGLPMTSEIPASKSGRLSISLQHDWAVSIEDVKRAALEKEGAVLIDSRAPERYAGKVEPLDRVPGHIPTAVNYFFLEGLDGSCWKSPEEQKERFKQLDPNEPVIVYCGSGVSATPNIIALKQAGFRDVRLYPGSYSDWSSYEDLPVEKEKQ, encoded by the coding sequence GTGAAGTATATTCGCTCGATTGACTGGCTAGCAGAGCACTTAAATGATTCGAATATTTGTATTGTGGACTGTCGTTTTCATTTGGCAGATCCTGCTGCTGGTGAAAAAGAATACAATGAAGCACATATTCCCGGTGCCTTTTATGCTCATCTTGATCGACAGTTATCAGGGAAGAAAGGAGCGCATGGCGGACGCCATCCGCTTCCTGATCTGCATGAGTTTCAAAAGACAGCAGAATCTTACGGAATCACAAATGAAACAACCATCATTGCCTATGATAATGGCGATGCTATGTTTGCTGGACGATTTTGGTGGCTGATGTCTTATATCGGCCATCAGCATGTATATATTCTTGATGGTGGTTTTTCGGAATGGAAAAAGCAGGGTCTCCCTATGACGAGTGAAATACCTGCCTCTAAAAGCGGACGTTTATCAATCAGTCTGCAACATGACTGGGCTGTCTCAATCGAAGATGTAAAAAGAGCAGCGCTTGAAAAAGAAGGAGCTGTTTTGATTGATTCGCGGGCACCAGAACGTTATGCGGGGAAAGTAGAGCCGCTTGACCGTGTGCCAGGGCATATCCCTACTGCTGTAAATTACTTCTTTTTAGAAGGCCTTGACGGTTCATGCTGGAAAAGTCCAGAGGAACAAAAAGAACGATTTAAACAATTAGACCCAAATGAACCGGTTATTGTTTATTGCGGATCAGGTGTATCGGCTACTCCAAACATTATTGCATTGAAGCAAGCGGGCTTCCGCGATGTCCGTCTCTATCCCGGAAGCTATAGCGATTGGTCGTCTTATGAGGATTTACCGGTAGAAAAGGAAAAGCAATAA